A genomic window from Algoriphagus sp. Y33 includes:
- a CDS encoding helix-turn-helix domain-containing protein — translation MSESPPREKEFLDQLIAKITLHIAEEEFGVAELAEEMHMSRSNLLRKVKKTTNLSVSQFINQVRLEQAMELLRRSSWNVSEVSHQVGFNSPSYFIKCFREFYGYPPGEVGKHSGIVVEKSSDQPASTLRNRKWILAAPGIILLFVMVGIWMGQDFFEEKLSGEKSIIVLPFKNDSADSTNVYLINGLMEATLNNLQKIKDLRVLSRTSAEKYRESDKSIPEMADELNVNYFVEGSGQKVGDKIVLNIQLIDGARDRHLWSKQYRREVNDIFTLQQEISKDIAKEIQAVITPEEKSRIEKEPTENLKAYDSFMKGLDLLNIGGDDNLLESVRFFEEAIREDEHFALAYACAGMAFYYYDLFKAEKVHLDQLGAYADKAMLYDPSLGESLIAKAMYYLLKKEYSQALPFLEKGLEYRPNSSLLIGLLADFYANHLPDTEKYLEYALRGVQLDAGSSDSVAASYFYLRLGNALIQTGFVDESSDYLDKSLNYFPGNMYSRYVKAFVSYAQDYDLGHTRRLLKIEFDKDTSRFDILQDLGKVSYYLRDYDSAYYYYERFNRFRENNNLNVYVHENMLIGVVYEKMGKKEEGRGFIESYRNYLDNDQTAYKNLGLTMYYVHEGDFEKALSHFRLFSEEDHIQYWVILFLNQDPIADEIKNHPEFKKIWEGVEKKFWADNAETRTRLEEQGLL, via the coding sequence ATGTCCGAATCACCTCCTCGGGAAAAAGAATTTCTGGATCAGTTAATAGCAAAGATAACTTTGCATATCGCCGAAGAGGAATTTGGTGTGGCCGAGTTGGCCGAGGAGATGCATATGAGCAGATCCAATCTGCTGAGGAAGGTTAAGAAAACAACAAATCTTTCCGTCAGTCAATTTATTAATCAGGTTCGTCTTGAGCAGGCGATGGAGCTCCTTCGCCGCAGTTCCTGGAATGTTTCTGAGGTCTCCCATCAAGTAGGATTCAACAGTCCCTCTTATTTTATTAAGTGCTTTCGGGAGTTTTATGGTTATCCGCCGGGGGAGGTGGGCAAGCATTCCGGTATTGTTGTTGAGAAAAGTTCGGACCAACCGGCTTCTACGTTAAGAAACCGAAAATGGATACTGGCAGCGCCGGGAATTATCCTGTTATTTGTAATGGTAGGGATTTGGATGGGTCAAGACTTTTTTGAAGAAAAACTCAGTGGGGAAAAATCCATCATCGTACTGCCCTTTAAAAATGACAGTGCTGATTCCACGAATGTTTACCTCATTAACGGACTGATGGAGGCCACGCTGAATAATCTACAGAAAATAAAAGACCTGAGGGTGCTTAGTAGGACTTCCGCTGAAAAATACAGAGAGAGCGATAAATCCATTCCGGAAATGGCCGATGAGCTGAACGTAAATTATTTTGTGGAAGGCAGTGGTCAAAAAGTTGGAGACAAAATAGTGCTGAATATACAGCTTATTGATGGAGCTAGAGATCGCCATTTATGGAGTAAGCAGTATAGGAGAGAGGTCAATGATATTTTTACCCTTCAACAGGAAATTTCCAAAGACATAGCTAAGGAAATACAGGCAGTTATTACTCCTGAAGAAAAATCCAGAATAGAAAAAGAGCCCACAGAGAACCTGAAAGCTTACGACTCTTTTATGAAGGGATTAGATCTATTGAATATAGGCGGGGATGATAACTTGCTGGAATCCGTCCGCTTCTTTGAAGAAGCAATTCGGGAGGATGAACATTTTGCGTTGGCTTATGCCTGTGCCGGAATGGCTTTTTACTATTATGATTTATTCAAAGCAGAGAAGGTCCATCTGGATCAGTTGGGAGCTTATGCAGACAAAGCCATGCTTTATGATCCATCCTTGGGCGAAAGCCTGATTGCTAAAGCCATGTACTACCTTCTCAAAAAAGAATATAGTCAAGCTTTACCATTTCTTGAAAAAGGATTGGAATACAGACCCAATTCTTCGCTGCTCATCGGACTGCTTGCCGACTTTTATGCCAATCACCTTCCTGATACTGAAAAGTACCTTGAGTATGCACTCAGAGGAGTGCAATTGGATGCAGGATCAAGTGATTCTGTGGCTGCCAGTTACTTTTATTTAAGATTGGGAAATGCCTTGATCCAAACAGGATTTGTAGATGAGTCCAGTGATTACCTGGACAAATCTTTAAACTATTTCCCAGGCAATATGTATTCCCGTTATGTCAAGGCATTTGTGAGCTATGCACAGGATTATGATCTGGGTCACACGCGGCGATTGTTGAAAATCGAATTTGACAAAGATACCTCCCGCTTTGATATTCTGCAGGATCTGGGGAAAGTCAGTTATTATCTCAGAGATTATGATTCGGCCTATTACTACTATGAGCGTTTCAATCGGTTCAGGGAGAACAATAACCTGAATGTATACGTCCACGAAAATATGCTTATTGGAGTGGTATATGAAAAAATGGGAAAAAAGGAGGAAGGACGAGGATTCATAGAGAGCTATCGAAACTATCTGGATAATGACCAAACTGCCTATAAAAACTTGGGCTTAACCATGTATTATGTGCATGAAGGAGATTTTGAAAAAGCATTGTCCCATTTTCGACTCTTTTCTGAGGAGGATCATATCCAGTATTGGGTGATTTTATTTTTGAATCAGGATCCTATTGCAGATGAAATCAAAAATCACCCGGAATTCAAAAAAATCTGGGAGGGAGTAGAGAAGAAATTTTGGGCAGATAATGCCGAAACCAGGACACGTCTGGAAGAGCAAGGACTATTGTAA
- a CDS encoding acyltransferase: MENPTQNSGRRYDIDWLRVIAIGLLLIYHVSIGFQSWGRMIGFITSKEPWAALWWPMALLNIWRIPLLFFVSGMGLYFAMQSRNWSQLIWERTRRILLPYVFGMFAIVPLHLLVWRLYYGMDLKYSWNPGHLWFLGNIFSYVILLSPVFYLIKKNESGKLISWLKKALSKPWGLVPVLAAFVAESVLINPFPFELYAMTLHGFVLGLLAFFFGFCFVLSGDGFWKMIQTYRWVFLLAGLLLFVARIIPLITSFPPAYLLSIESFFWILTVFAFGSLYLKGPSKTLSYLSEAAYPIYILHMLFLYLGSLWVFPLVIPVQLQVGLVLLVTFAGSFGAFELIRRIPFIRPLFGIKYYSIPHKR; encoded by the coding sequence ATGGAAAACCCAACGCAAAATAGTGGTAGACGATACGATATTGATTGGTTGAGGGTGATAGCAATCGGCCTGCTCCTGATCTATCATGTTTCCATAGGATTTCAGTCCTGGGGCAGAATGATCGGCTTCATTACTTCAAAAGAACCTTGGGCTGCCTTGTGGTGGCCCATGGCTCTTCTGAACATCTGGAGAATCCCACTCCTGTTTTTCGTTTCAGGAATGGGGCTATATTTTGCCATGCAGTCCCGCAATTGGAGCCAGCTGATATGGGAACGAACCAGAAGAATTCTATTACCCTATGTGTTTGGCATGTTCGCAATTGTCCCTCTACACCTACTTGTTTGGCGTTTGTACTATGGGATGGATCTAAAGTATTCATGGAATCCGGGGCACCTTTGGTTTTTGGGAAACATCTTTAGCTATGTGATTCTTTTATCTCCGGTCTTCTACCTGATCAAAAAAAATGAATCAGGTAAGCTAATATCTTGGCTCAAAAAAGCTCTTAGCAAACCTTGGGGACTTGTGCCTGTGTTAGCTGCTTTCGTGGCAGAATCAGTTTTGATCAATCCCTTTCCTTTCGAACTCTATGCGATGACCTTGCACGGATTTGTTTTGGGGCTTCTCGCATTCTTTTTTGGTTTTTGCTTTGTCCTCAGTGGAGACGGTTTTTGGAAAATGATCCAAACGTATCGATGGGTATTCCTACTAGCTGGATTGCTGTTGTTTGTAGCCAGAATAATCCCCCTCATTACCAGCTTCCCTCCTGCCTATTTATTGTCGATTGAATCATTTTTTTGGATTTTAACTGTTTTCGCCTTTGGTAGTCTCTACCTTAAAGGACCAAGCAAGACCCTGTCCTATCTGAGTGAAGCTGCCTATCCCATATATATACTGCATATGCTGTTCTTGTATTTGGGATCCCTTTGGGTATTTCCGTTGGTAATTCCTGTTCAATTACAGGTTGGATTGGTTTTATTGGTGACGTTTGCAGGTAGTTTTGGCGCATTCGAATTGATACGAAGGATACCTTTTATCAGGCCTCTATTTGGAATAAAGTACTATTCCATCCCTCATAAAAGATAA
- a CDS encoding DUF3109 family protein produces the protein MIIVGDTVLSDDIKENFFVCDLEACKGACCVEGDAGAPLEDEETKIIEDIYPIVKDYITEEGRQAIAKQGTWVIDKDGDKGTPTIGDNRECAYALYDDRGILKCGIEQAYLDGKISWKKPISCHMYPIRVTKYDQFEALNYDRWHICDPACQLGSSLKIPIYKFLKDALTRKYGEAWYAELLQEIEG, from the coding sequence ATGATAATAGTAGGGGATACTGTGCTTTCGGACGATATTAAAGAGAATTTTTTCGTCTGTGATCTAGAGGCTTGCAAGGGCGCTTGCTGTGTGGAAGGCGATGCAGGAGCTCCTTTGGAAGATGAGGAAACTAAGATCATCGAGGATATTTACCCGATTGTCAAAGATTACATTACAGAAGAAGGTCGACAGGCAATTGCTAAGCAAGGAACGTGGGTGATTGACAAGGACGGTGATAAAGGTACACCCACCATAGGAGACAATCGGGAATGTGCTTACGCCCTTTATGATGATCGTGGGATTCTGAAATGTGGCATAGAGCAGGCTTATCTGGATGGAAAAATCTCTTGGAAAAAACCAATTAGCTGCCACATGTACCCAATCCGTGTCACCAAATATGATCAGTTTGAAGCGCTGAATTATGATCGCTGGCATATTTGTGATCCAGCATGCCAGCTCGGTTCCAGCCTGAAAATCCCGATCTACAAATTCTTGAAAGATGCTCTGACCAGAAAATATGGCGAGGCTTGGTATGCGGAATTGCTTCAGGAGATTGAAGGGTAA
- a CDS encoding acyl transferase: MQDFKSFSDKLSKLKSDEFENLALELFQYQSQANPIYKKYIKARRIDTESVKTLDQIPFLPIRFFKDHKVVSGNEEGYTDFFSSSGTTGMITSRHYIWSEEWYLAHAQHIFESNFGKLKEFHVLALLPAYLERKGSSLVSMSDHFIRESNSGHSGFYLYNQDELLNKMQMLAKDDRKILLLGVTFALLDLAESGKDFTSPPNLIVMETGGMKGRRKEMIREEVHDILRPFFGVDVIHSEYGMTELMSQAYSKGQGKYILPNSMRIMLRDVNDPLSISQRSQGGINVIDLANFHSCAFLETQDLGRFDENGMLEVLGRFDNSEIRGCNLLVQ; encoded by the coding sequence ATGCAGGATTTTAAAAGTTTTTCGGATAAGCTAAGTAAGTTGAAATCGGATGAATTCGAAAATCTTGCGCTTGAACTTTTTCAATACCAGTCACAAGCTAATCCAATTTACAAGAAATATATTAAGGCCAGGCGAATAGATACGGAGTCTGTGAAAACTTTGGATCAAATCCCTTTCTTACCCATTCGGTTTTTTAAAGATCATAAAGTTGTATCTGGAAATGAAGAAGGTTATACTGATTTTTTCTCCAGCAGCGGAACTACAGGTATGATCACCAGCCGTCATTATATCTGGTCAGAGGAGTGGTATTTGGCTCATGCCCAGCACATATTTGAAAGCAATTTCGGGAAGTTGAAAGAGTTTCATGTATTGGCACTTTTGCCTGCATATCTGGAAAGAAAAGGCAGTAGCCTAGTCAGTATGTCAGATCATTTTATTCGGGAAAGCAATTCTGGGCATTCTGGGTTTTATCTCTACAATCAGGATGAATTGCTGAATAAAATGCAAATGCTGGCAAAAGATGATCGAAAAATTCTATTGCTCGGTGTGACTTTTGCCCTGTTGGATTTAGCCGAATCGGGAAAGGATTTTACTTCACCACCAAATCTTATTGTCATGGAAACAGGTGGAATGAAGGGAAGGAGAAAGGAAATGATCCGGGAGGAGGTACACGATATTCTGAGGCCTTTTTTCGGTGTAGATGTCATACATTCTGAATACGGAATGACGGAATTGATGTCGCAGGCCTATTCTAAGGGCCAAGGAAAATATATACTTCCTAATTCTATGCGTATTATGCTTAGGGATGTGAATGATCCACTTTCCATTTCGCAGCGATCTCAGGGAGGAATCAATGTGATCGACTTGGCAAATTTCCATTCCTGTGCATTTCTGGAAACCCAGGATTTGGGAAGATTTGACGAAAATGGAATGCTGGAAGTTTTGGGGAGGTTTGACAACAGTGAAATAAGAGGGTGTAACCTCTTGGTGCAATAA
- a CDS encoding BamA/TamA family outer membrane protein, with translation MKFSKYILFICVLWGMYACSLSKNLPEGKYVLRSNKLKGVEKANHLEIQGLFFQEPNTTIPLTNSSLGVSIYRLGKVFYDSTKVSEKLILTNSELQEAKDSLNENPEERKLLKKRDKLQTKTQDLEKMAEYGNFLMRTGNPVTILDSALTEKTVTEIDNYLYNKGFLDAQVAYEVNVKKKKAEVIYTIQEKEPYLLDSIYTSSDNEGILSLIDISKSESYIRKRDNYDQGNFTKERNRLEELLKNNGYFMFTKSFIDYNLYYDTTSKKINVEQRILKPSFAEKHEVYRVDSITFKISPPSDAFVDEKEQRNYRNIDFTFYRDRFSAKLLSSRILFDEGQEYKRLDIVETQKQLSNLDLFRYINISFDTVGTSLTARISTQPNQKYQLTNQLGLSITEQLPGPFFSIVLRNRNFFRAGEILEFNTRIGYEGVASATDQGVYQSKEFGTSASVIFPRFLIPFYGESLRKFGRYNPNTRAQIGYNYTNRPEYTRSGLNALLAYTWVTRGNRQQFTVNAADINYIRTPNISNEFAQVLQDLESQGNNLIWSFLPSFISSISAQSIINFNNYGNYNSSNKASLLKLFVESGGTTLNFGRPPSNSETTDFARFQWLKLQADFRRYYPLDQKTTLAYRANFGIANPYGVSNGILPYEKYFFAGGGTSIRAWQARRLGPGSYTPPIGDRGRYDYAFEQPAEMIMETMLEYRRNLVGYFDMAVFVDAGNAWVIGADNSRPGADFRFDRFYKEIAIGTGLGLRMDFNFLVVRLDLATKAVDPSMPEGERWVLDNISFNRLFGLKGQTVLNFGIGYPF, from the coding sequence TTGAAATTCTCCAAATATATACTTTTTATCTGTGTCCTCTGGGGCATGTATGCTTGCTCATTGAGCAAAAACTTACCTGAAGGAAAATACGTCCTAAGAAGCAACAAGCTGAAAGGTGTAGAAAAAGCAAATCACTTAGAGATTCAAGGATTGTTTTTTCAAGAACCCAATACTACAATCCCTCTTACAAATTCATCTCTCGGTGTAAGTATTTATCGGTTGGGTAAGGTGTTTTATGACAGCACAAAAGTAAGCGAGAAACTAATCTTAACTAATTCTGAGCTTCAAGAAGCCAAAGATAGTCTTAACGAAAATCCGGAGGAACGAAAACTCCTCAAAAAACGGGACAAGCTCCAGACAAAAACACAAGACTTAGAAAAAATGGCGGAGTACGGAAATTTTCTGATGAGGACAGGAAATCCCGTTACCATTCTCGACAGTGCACTTACTGAAAAAACGGTCACAGAAATAGACAATTACCTGTACAACAAAGGTTTTTTGGATGCTCAAGTCGCCTATGAAGTAAATGTGAAGAAAAAAAAGGCCGAAGTAATCTACACCATTCAAGAAAAAGAACCCTATTTGCTTGATTCCATCTATACCAGTTCTGATAATGAAGGAATATTAAGTCTGATCGATATCTCCAAAAGTGAGTCTTATATAAGAAAAAGAGACAATTACGACCAGGGTAATTTCACAAAGGAAAGGAATCGCTTGGAAGAACTTCTCAAGAATAATGGATACTTCATGTTCACAAAGAGTTTTATCGATTACAATCTCTACTATGATACCACTTCGAAGAAAATCAACGTAGAGCAGCGAATCCTCAAGCCTTCCTTCGCAGAAAAACATGAGGTTTATAGGGTAGATTCTATCACCTTCAAAATCAGTCCTCCCAGTGATGCTTTCGTGGATGAAAAGGAGCAAAGAAATTACCGCAACATTGATTTCACATTTTACAGAGATCGTTTTTCCGCCAAATTGCTCAGTTCTAGGATTTTGTTCGATGAAGGACAAGAATATAAGAGATTAGACATAGTAGAAACCCAAAAACAGCTCAGTAACCTTGACCTTTTTAGATACATCAATATTTCATTTGACACGGTAGGAACCAGTCTTACCGCTAGGATTTCGACACAACCCAACCAAAAATATCAGCTTACCAACCAGCTGGGATTGAGTATTACCGAACAATTACCGGGACCTTTTTTTAGCATAGTTTTGAGAAACAGAAACTTCTTCAGAGCTGGAGAAATATTGGAGTTCAATACAAGGATAGGGTACGAAGGTGTTGCTTCAGCCACTGATCAAGGAGTCTATCAAAGCAAGGAATTCGGTACTTCAGCTTCCGTGATTTTCCCAAGGTTTCTAATTCCATTTTACGGGGAAAGCTTACGGAAATTCGGAAGATACAACCCTAATACGCGTGCCCAGATCGGCTATAATTACACTAATCGCCCCGAATACACCCGATCCGGATTGAATGCCCTTCTTGCATATACCTGGGTAACTAGAGGAAATAGGCAGCAATTCACGGTAAATGCGGCAGATATCAATTACATACGTACTCCAAACATTTCAAATGAATTTGCCCAAGTTCTACAGGATCTCGAAAGTCAGGGGAATAATTTAATCTGGTCTTTCTTACCCTCTTTTATAAGTAGCATTTCAGCTCAATCGATTATCAATTTCAACAACTACGGCAATTATAATTCATCTAACAAAGCCTCTTTGCTCAAATTATTTGTAGAAAGCGGTGGAACTACATTGAATTTTGGAAGACCTCCCAGCAATAGCGAAACTACTGATTTCGCCAGATTTCAATGGCTTAAGCTTCAGGCAGATTTCAGAAGATATTATCCCCTAGACCAAAAAACAACCCTGGCATACAGAGCCAACTTCGGAATTGCAAATCCCTACGGTGTAAGTAATGGGATCTTGCCATATGAGAAATATTTCTTTGCCGGTGGGGGCACAAGCATCAGAGCTTGGCAAGCCAGAAGACTTGGACCCGGCAGTTATACACCGCCCATCGGGGATAGAGGAAGATATGATTATGCCTTTGAGCAACCGGCAGAAATGATCATGGAGACCATGCTGGAATATCGGAGAAATTTAGTAGGCTATTTCGATATGGCTGTTTTTGTGGATGCGGGAAATGCGTGGGTAATTGGTGCAGACAATTCCCGGCCGGGTGCTGATTTCAGGTTTGATCGATTTTATAAAGAAATAGCTATCGGAACAGGATTGGGCTTGCGAATGGATTTTAACTTCTTGGTGGTTCGTCTCGATTTGGCCACCAAAGCTGTAGACCCGTCTATGCCGGAAGGCGAACGATGGGTGCTGGACAATATATCATTCAACCGACTTTTTGGTCTAAAAGGCCAAACTGTTCTTAACTTTGGTATAGGTTATCCATTCTAA
- a CDS encoding ankyrin repeat domain-containing protein: MQKLVFQSQIFTTFIMAMLLLASCGTSSKKEGAPDIDLHTAVVTDNTEAVKQHIAAGSNLNEKDPFGGSSPLITAAIFGKKDMAVLLLDAGADINFQNNDGSTALISAAFFGRPEIVRLLLDKNADKTIKNKYGTTAYDNVASPFADVKEVYDVMGGMLEPMGLKLDYAYLEKIRPEIAKMLS, from the coding sequence ATGCAAAAACTTGTATTTCAATCCCAGATTTTCACCACGTTTATCATGGCAATGCTCCTGTTAGCCTCCTGTGGTACATCTTCAAAAAAAGAAGGCGCTCCCGACATAGACTTGCACACAGCAGTAGTTACCGATAATACGGAAGCTGTAAAACAGCATATCGCAGCCGGAAGCAACCTTAATGAAAAAGATCCTTTTGGGGGCTCAAGCCCATTAATCACGGCAGCCATCTTTGGAAAAAAAGATATGGCCGTCTTGCTTTTGGATGCAGGAGCAGACATTAACTTCCAAAACAATGACGGCTCCACCGCATTAATTTCCGCGGCTTTTTTTGGACGTCCTGAGATAGTCCGGCTGTTGTTGGATAAGAATGCGGACAAAACAATCAAAAATAAATACGGTACCACAGCTTATGATAATGTAGCGTCGCCATTTGCCGATGTAAAAGAAGTCTATGACGTCATGGGCGGAATGTTGGAACCCATGGGTCTCAAACTGGACTATGCCTATCTTGAGAAAATCAGACCGGAAATCGCAAAAATGCTGAGCTGA
- a CDS encoding RNA methyltransferase, producing MLSKNTVKFIKSLHQKKIRNQEQKFFVEGEKSVLEVLSSSFGVELLIATESFFERNRILIENSCPQVILATQNQLENLGQYQSNDSALAVVHMKSNSPFDFPGNEFVIGLDDVRDPGNLGTIIRIADWYGIKNLVFSPQTADFYNPKVIQSSMGSFTRVNFFYADLDKVFRQWNVPIYGAFLHGKNVHQLPQISAGVILMGNESNGISEELGELVTDKVTIPGFGQAESLNVAIATAILCDNFKRLAINS from the coding sequence ATGCTTAGCAAAAATACAGTTAAGTTTATTAAATCCTTACATCAAAAGAAAATCCGAAATCAGGAGCAAAAGTTCTTTGTGGAAGGCGAAAAGAGTGTTTTAGAAGTACTTAGCTCCAGTTTTGGAGTAGAGTTACTTATTGCAACAGAATCTTTTTTCGAAAGGAATAGAATCCTAATTGAGAACTCGTGCCCCCAAGTGATTTTGGCTACGCAAAACCAACTGGAAAACCTTGGTCAATATCAAAGCAATGATAGTGCCTTAGCTGTTGTACACATGAAGTCTAACAGTCCTTTTGATTTTCCGGGAAATGAATTTGTAATTGGGCTTGATGATGTACGCGATCCCGGCAATCTTGGGACAATTATTAGAATTGCGGATTGGTATGGCATCAAAAATCTTGTGTTTTCACCGCAAACTGCAGATTTTTATAATCCTAAGGTGATTCAATCCAGCATGGGGTCATTTACAAGGGTTAATTTTTTCTATGCAGATCTGGATAAAGTTTTTCGCCAATGGAATGTTCCCATCTATGGCGCATTTCTCCACGGTAAGAATGTCCATCAATTGCCGCAAATCTCTGCCGGAGTTATTCTAATGGGGAATGAGTCAAATGGCATTTCGGAGGAGTTGGGTGAACTTGTGACTGATAAAGTGACGATTCCGGGATTTGGCCAAGCGGAGTCTTTAAATGTGGCTATTGCAACTGCTATTCTTTGTGACAATTTCAAACGATTAGCAATAAACAGTTAA
- a CDS encoding bile acid:sodium symporter family protein: MVQKLAKTLNKVGINGFLLGLFAAILLAWIFPFVGSNQSPVPWKPIINVGIGLVFFLYGVKLDPVQLKAGLRNWKLHVLIQLTTFVIFPLLVLAIVPFMSWIDKDFQLGITYLSVLPSTVSASVVMVSIAHGNIPGAIFNASISSLLGVVITPAWMGILADSADIEMDFIPTLGELSVKVLLPVVFGIVSHKWLFPKIKKHLPALKYIDQTVIMIIVFTSFAESFSRQIFSPYKMSVLLEVGATMLGLFVLVWLVIEGLCRLLGFSWEDRVTALFCGSKKSLVQGVVIGKVVFPDPAILGLVLLPVMLYHIQQLILGSFIASRFARRV; the protein is encoded by the coding sequence ATGGTTCAAAAATTAGCGAAAACGCTGAATAAAGTAGGTATTAACGGTTTTTTGTTAGGTTTATTTGCGGCGATTTTACTGGCCTGGATATTTCCTTTTGTAGGTTCTAATCAATCTCCCGTACCCTGGAAGCCTATTATCAATGTAGGGATTGGGTTAGTATTCTTTCTGTATGGTGTGAAACTTGATCCTGTTCAGCTGAAAGCAGGTTTGAGAAATTGGAAGCTGCATGTACTTATTCAGCTGACTACCTTTGTGATATTTCCACTGCTTGTGCTTGCGATCGTACCTTTTATGAGCTGGATCGACAAGGATTTCCAGTTGGGGATCACTTACCTTTCAGTACTTCCGTCTACGGTGAGCGCATCTGTGGTTATGGTTTCCATTGCTCATGGGAATATTCCAGGAGCTATATTCAATGCAAGTATTTCCAGCCTGCTCGGTGTGGTGATTACTCCCGCTTGGATGGGGATTTTGGCAGATTCTGCTGATATTGAGATGGATTTTATTCCTACTTTAGGGGAATTGTCGGTCAAGGTATTGCTTCCTGTGGTATTTGGGATTGTATCTCATAAGTGGCTTTTTCCGAAAATCAAAAAGCATCTCCCGGCACTCAAATACATAGATCAGACCGTGATTATGATCATCGTATTTACATCTTTTGCAGAATCCTTTTCCCGGCAGATTTTCTCTCCTTATAAGATGAGTGTCTTATTGGAAGTGGGAGCTACCATGTTGGGACTCTTTGTTCTGGTTTGGTTAGTTATCGAGGGATTATGCAGATTGTTGGGCTTCAGCTGGGAAGACCGTGTGACTGCGTTGTTTTGCGGTTCTAAAAAATCTTTAGTCCAAGGAGTGGTGATAGGAAAAGTGGTTTTCCCGGACCCAGCCATCTTGGGATTGGTTTTGCTTCCTGTGATGCTTTACCATATTCAGCAGCTTATCCTAGGCAGTTTTATTGCCTCCAGGTTTGCAAGAAGGGTTTGA
- a CDS encoding sigma-54 dependent transcriptional regulator translates to MSKILIIDDEKVIRATLREILEYEKYSVTEAQDGEEGLAKLQEEDFDLVLCDVKMPKMDGIEVLEKAKALEKSPQFIMISAHGSIETAVEATKKGAFDFIPKPPDLNRLLLTVRNALDKKNLVTETKVLKKKLSKKLDMVGESAAIHQVKETIEKVAPTDARVLITGPNGTGKELVAHWVHAKSNRSSEPFVAVNCAAIPSELIESELFGHEKGAFTSAHKLRQGKFEQAQGGTLFLDEIGDMSLSAQSKVLRALQENLINRVGSDKDIKVDVRVLAATNKDLKKEIEENRFREDLYHRLSVILIQVPALKDRKDDIPLLVNKFLDDISQENGDAKKSISKAALAKLQEYPWTGNIRELRNVVERLVILGEPEISLEDIKKYADY, encoded by the coding sequence ATGTCAAAAATACTGATCATTGATGACGAGAAAGTCATCCGCGCTACATTACGTGAAATTCTAGAATACGAGAAATACAGTGTTACCGAAGCCCAAGATGGCGAAGAAGGCTTAGCCAAATTGCAGGAAGAAGACTTTGATCTGGTACTCTGTGATGTAAAAATGCCCAAAATGGACGGCATAGAAGTATTGGAAAAGGCCAAAGCACTGGAGAAATCGCCGCAATTCATTATGATCTCGGCACATGGAAGTATAGAAACTGCTGTAGAAGCTACCAAAAAAGGCGCATTTGACTTCATACCCAAACCACCGGATCTTAACCGTCTTCTATTGACTGTCCGTAATGCGCTGGACAAGAAAAATCTCGTTACAGAAACAAAAGTATTGAAAAAGAAGCTTTCCAAGAAGCTGGATATGGTAGGAGAATCTGCCGCCATACATCAAGTCAAAGAAACCATCGAGAAAGTAGCTCCTACGGATGCCAGAGTTCTAATCACCGGTCCAAATGGTACAGGCAAGGAACTTGTAGCTCACTGGGTGCATGCGAAAAGCAATAGATCCTCTGAGCCCTTTGTAGCCGTGAACTGTGCAGCTATCCCTTCAGAACTAATTGAAAGTGAACTTTTTGGACATGAAAAAGGAGCTTTTACCTCAGCTCATAAGCTGCGTCAGGGAAAATTTGAACAGGCACAGGGAGGCACGCTGTTTCTAGACGAAATCGGTGATATGTCCCTTTCCGCCCAATCTAAAGTACTTCGCGCACTTCAGGAAAACCTGATCAATCGCGTAGGTTCAGATAAAGATATCAAAGTAGATGTTCGTGTGTTGGCAGCGACCAATAAGGACTTAAAAAAAGAGATTGAGGAGAACAGATTCCGTGAGGATTTGTACCATAGACTAAGTGTAATTTTGATACAAGTTCCCGCGTTGAAAGATCGAAAAGATGATATTCCTTTGCTAGTAAATAAATTTTTGGACGACATATCCCAAGAGAATGGAGATGCTAAAAAAAGCATAAGCAAAGCTGCACTGGCAAAATTGCAAGAGTATCCCTGGACTGGAAATATCCGTGAACTTCGAAACGTAGTAGAAAGACTGGTGATTTTGGGAGAGCCCGAGATCAGCTTAGAGGATATAAAAAAATACGCTGACTATTAA